The Setaria italica strain Yugu1 chromosome IX, Setaria_italica_v2.0, whole genome shotgun sequence genome has a window encoding:
- the LOC101755962 gene encoding WAT1-related protein At5g64700 isoform X2, which produces MKSLVGNIKVIGTIVCVGGTLVISLYKGKVLHLWPTNIIGYHTKHSGAAFGHHHMRGTILLIVSCLSLAVWYTVQAQMLKVFPYKYWSTVATCFVGCIQMAVVGVAMNREKATWQLKWNMSLLTIVYSAILNTAAKFVMISWVVTQRGPTYPSMFCAVSVLFTTVLDSLLLGHDLSVGSILGMIMILAGLYLFLLGKRKELAPGSEEKEKDQLQAQSEDKIKESGSNV; this is translated from the exons ATGAAGAGCCTGGTAGGAAACATCAAGGTGATAGGAACCATTGTTTGTGTTGGGGGAACGCTCGTGATTAGCCTGTACAAAGGCAAAGTGCTACATCTGTGGCCTACCAACATTATCGGGTACCACACCAAGCATTCAGGAGCTGCATTTGGGCACCACCATATGCGTGGAACCATTTTGCTCATTGTCAGCTGCTTGAGCCTGGCAGTCTGGTACACAGTGCAG GCCCAGATGTTGAAAGTGTTCCCTTACAAGTACTGGTCCACGGTCGCCACATGCTTCGTGGGCTGCATCCAAATGGCTGTTGTAGGGGTCGCAATGAACAGAGAAAAGGCAACTTGGCAGCTGAAATGGAACATGAGCCTCCTCACAATCGTGTACTCG GCAATACTGAACACTGCTGCAAAATTCGTGATGATTTCATGGGTTGTCACGCAGCGAGGCCCAACCTACCCGTCGATGTTTTGTGCAGTATCTGTCTTATTCACCACTGTCCTTGACTCGCTGCTTCTCGGCCATGATTTGTCTGTTGGAAG TATTCTTGGCATGATCATGATTCTTGCTGGGCTCTACCTGTTCCTCTTGGGAAAGAGAAAAGAATTGGCGCCTGGgagtgaagaaaaagaaaaggatcaaCTGCAAGCTCAGAGTGAAGAtaaaatcaaagaatcaggatCGAACGTATGA
- the LOC101755962 gene encoding WAT1-related protein At1g09380 isoform X1 — protein sequence MGSSFKAEWGPAICMVLIELFTTGQMLLTKVVVDAGLFVFALLTYRFFIGTVLVVPLAIIFERFTIPGLYYIGLGDTSPGYAINFYNIIPIATFILAVLFRKEPLIMKSLVGNIKVIGTIVCVGGTLVISLYKGKVLHLWPTNIIGYHTKHSGAAFGHHHMRGTILLIVSCLSLAVWYTVQAILNTAAKFVMISWVVTQRGPTYPSMFCAVSVLFTTVLDSLLLGHDLSVGSILGMIMILAGLYLFLLGKRKELAPGSEEKEKDQLQAQSEDKIKESGSNV from the exons ATGGGTTCATCGTTCAAGGCGGAGTGGGGCCCGGCCATCTGCATGGTGCTGATCGAGCTGTTCACGACAGGGCAGATGCTGCTCACCAAGGTGGTCGTGGACGCGGGGCTCTTCGTCTTCGCCCTCCTCACCTACCGCTTCTTCATCGGCACCGTCCTTGTCGTCCCGCTTGCCATCATCTTCGAGAG GTTCACAATTCCTGGTCTTTACTACATTGGCCTTGGAGATACATCGCCTGGATACGCGATCAATTTTTATAACATCATCCCAATAGCAACATTCATCCTTGCAGTTCTTTTCAG GAAGGAGCCTTTGATCATGAAGAGCCTGGTAGGAAACATCAAGGTGATAGGAACCATTGTTTGTGTTGGGGGAACGCTCGTGATTAGCCTGTACAAAGGCAAAGTGCTACATCTGTGGCCTACCAACATTATCGGGTACCACACCAAGCATTCAGGAGCTGCATTTGGGCACCACCATATGCGTGGAACCATTTTGCTCATTGTCAGCTGCTTGAGCCTGGCAGTCTGGTACACAGTGCAG GCAATACTGAACACTGCTGCAAAATTCGTGATGATTTCATGGGTTGTCACGCAGCGAGGCCCAACCTACCCGTCGATGTTTTGTGCAGTATCTGTCTTATTCACCACTGTCCTTGACTCGCTGCTTCTCGGCCATGATTTGTCTGTTGGAAG TATTCTTGGCATGATCATGATTCTTGCTGGGCTCTACCTGTTCCTCTTGGGAAAGAGAAAAGAATTGGCGCCTGGgagtgaagaaaaagaaaaggatcaaCTGCAAGCTCAGAGTGAAGAtaaaatcaaagaatcaggatCGAACGTATGA
- the LOC111255941 gene encoding uncharacterized protein LOC111255941: MPHESGKVVHSSYLLESRGELLWALVHVNKHYCTYSYRVEDDLEYHSVGRFIGGLLVSVYALQQDVRWVKRDDPSLVDRTMFLGHPTSFAVDAARFGASGGGCAYLVIKSKLYGRTWSKSALERCRVFRYNFNNSKAELVEQLPVEWSDEACMWFNRGQPQKGLSLYTVRQESHNSDPISGFMLVICHGRLIAPNLDSSSASMARLQTSGSCTHIKTKRSRGFGFVTMATTVDDEPAHVIAMIDGQILDGRPLRVKFSDQK; this comes from the exons ATGCCACACGAATCCGGCAAAGTAGTTCACTCCAGCTACCTCTTGGAGTCCCGAGGCGAGCTCCTTTGGGCACTTGTTCATGTCAACAAGCACTACTGCACCTACAGCTACCGCGTCGAGGATGACCTGGAATATCATAGCGTCGGCAGATTTATTGGAGGGCTGTTGGTGTCAGTGTACGCGCTGCAGCAGGACGTAAGGTGGGTGAAGAGGGACGATCCGAGCTTGGTCGATCGGACCATGTTCCTTGGGCACCCGACCAGCTTCGCAGTGGATGCTGCACGGTTTGGCGCTAGCGGTGGCGGGTGCGCCTACTTGGTGATCAAGAGCAAGCTTTATGGAAGGACCTGGAGCAAGTCGGCCCTCGAGAGGTGCCGTGTGTTCAGGTACAACTTTAACAACAGCAAGGCGGAACTCGTCGAGCAGCTACCGGTTGAATGGAGCGATGAGGCCTGCATGTGGTTCAACCGAG GCCAACCACAGAAAGGCTTGAGCCTTTACACAGTAAGGCAGGAGAGCCACAATTCGGACCCTATTTCAGGATTTATGTTGGTAATCTGCCACGGAAGGTTGATAGCTCCCAACTTAGACAGTTCTTCAGCAAGCATGGCAAGGTTGCAGACGTCAGGGTCATGTACCCACATAAAAACCAAGCGATCACGGGGGTTCGGGTTCGTTACCATGGCAACCACAGTTGATGATGAACCAGCACATGTTATTGCTATGATCGATGGACAG ATTTTGGATGGGCGTCCCCTGCGAGTGAAATTTTCAGATCAGAAGTAA